The Calditrichia bacterium genomic interval CGGTCCGGCAACCAACACGGCAACCCTCTCTTTTGTGGGCGGCAAACTGGGAAAAAAGCATCTGATTTTATATCTCACAACGATTTTATTGTGCAGCGTGGCATTCGGCGCGTTGATTGATTATGTTTGGATAAGCGCCGGGCAGGATTTATCACTCATCAGCGGTGCGATGGAAATGCTGCCCGAATGGCTGAAAATCGCATCCGCGCTGTTGCTGCTGGCGTTGATGCTTCGTCCGTTTGTGATGCGGTTTATCAGCAAACCGGTATCGGATGAAGGATTGCATTTTGAAGTGCCGGACATGAATTGCGAACATTGCAAAAAAACCATCACCGGTGCATTGCAGCAGGTGGATGGCGTGCAAAACGTAAACGTGATGCTATCGCTTCGGTTGGTGCAGGTTGTCGGCAACGCCGAACGCAACGAACTGGAAAATGCGATCCGCAATGCGGGCTACAACATCACGGATGTGCGATAGCACATTTACCAACGCAGTAATTTATATTAGCTTATTTTTAACGGCAGATTGATAAAACATTTTACACAAACTGTTAATAAACAACGAATTAAACGATTCAAAAATTTAGCGGTTAACAAAAGACCGCAGTTTAACATCGAAATATCTCTGTCGCAATTGTTTGGAAATCGTGTTCATTTGCAGCTATTTAGCTGAATTTCAAACATCATTTTAACAAAAAGGATGTAGATATGAACCCGACAATCATTCCCATATTTCCGCTAAATGTGGTGCTGTTTCCCGGCATTCCCTTACCGCTGCATATTTTTGAGGAACGCTATAAGGAAATGATTCACCACTGCATAGAAACCAACGCCGAATTTGGCGTTGTGCTATACGAAAAAAGCCGGGTTAGTCAGGTGGGATGTTCAGCAATTGTTCAGGAGTTGCTGGAAGAATATGAAGATGGCCAAATGGACATTCTCACCGAAGGCATTCGCCGGTTTCATATCGAACGGATTATCGATGAAAAAAGTTATCTGCAGGCGGAAGTCAAATTTTTACCGGCAGCTAAATCGATGCCGGAAAACAAGTTACTTCAGAAGAACGCCTATCTTTTTCTCAGAAAAATAATGCGATTTACCGACCCGCAATTGAACAGCGAACTGTTCCGCGATGCCGATACGCTGCAGCTCTCCCACCTTATCGCGGCATCCGGCGGATTTAGTCTGGATGAAAAACAGCGCTTTCTGGAAATGGACGATGTGCCCGAACGGCTGGAGCTGATGATGGCGGACAAAAAATCAGTGATGGAGCGCGTTCGGCTGCATCAACTGATTAAAAATGCTGAATTTATGGAAGGCAATTTCTCGCGAAACTAATGTGCTGGAATACAGAAAATCGTTAAACGGAAAAGCAGTAGATTTCAGAAAAAAGGAGTTACGGGATGAAAGACCCCAGAATTGACAAACTGGCGAAAGTGCTCGTTCGCCACTCCACAAAGCTACAACCCGGTGACAAAGTGCTCATCGAAGCGTTCGATATTCCCAACGAACTGGTGCAATCGCTGATAAAAGAAGCGGTTTCCGCCGGTGCGCAGCCGTTCGTTTGGGTAAAACAACGGGAAATTGACCGCCAGATGTTGCTCTCGGCAACCGCCGATCAACTGAAAAAACTCGGTGAACACGAACTTGCGTTGATGCAGCAAATGGATGCCTACATTGGCATTCGTGGCGGGATGAATGTTAACGAATTGTCCGATATTCCGCAGGATAAAATGCGCATGTATCAGGATTACGTGCTGAAACCCGTGCATTTTGAGGAACGCGTGAACCGCACCCGTTGGTGCATTTTGCGCTATCCGAACGCATCCTTTGCGCAATTGGCCGGCAAAAGCACCGAGGCATTCGAAGATTTCTTTTTTGATGTGTGCACGCTCGACTACGACCGGATGGAAAAAGCAACCCAG includes:
- a CDS encoding LON peptidase substrate-binding domain-containing protein, whose product is MNPTIIPIFPLNVVLFPGIPLPLHIFEERYKEMIHHCIETNAEFGVVLYEKSRVSQVGCSAIVQELLEEYEDGQMDILTEGIRRFHIERIIDEKSYLQAEVKFLPAAKSMPENKLLQKNAYLFLRKIMRFTDPQLNSELFRDADTLQLSHLIAASGGFSLDEKQRFLEMDDVPERLELMMADKKSVMERVRLHQLIKNAEFMEGNFSRN